Below is a window of Stappia sp. DNA.
TCCTCCACCGTCAGCCCCTGGATGATCCGCCGGTCCTCCGGCACCAGCCCGATGCCGTTCTGCGCCGCCTGATAGGACTTCATCTCGTGCAGCGGCTTGTGGTCGAGCCACACCTCGCCGTGGCGCACCTCCGGTTCGTCGGCGCGCGCGATGGCGCGCAGGGTGGAGGTCTTGCCCGCGCCGTTGCGCCCGAGCAGCGCGACGATCTCGCCCTCGCGCACGTTGAAGCTCACGCCCTGCACGACGTAGCTCTCGCCGTAATAGGCGTGCAGGTCCCAGACCTGGAAATAGGCGCGCTGCCCGCCCTTGGCCGCAACCGGCGGAACGCCCGGCGCCGTGCCCTTCCAGGGATCGTCGGAGATCAGCCCGCCATCGGCCTTGTGGCCTGCCGGCGCGTCGGGGGTGGTCGTGTCCGTCATAGATGAGCCCCTCCGAGATAGGCTTCCTGCACCTTGGGATTGCCCTTGATCTTCTCCGGCACGTCCTCGACGATCACCGTGCCCTGCGCCAGGACCGAGATCTTCTCGGCGAGCGAGAACACCACGTGCATGTCGTGTTCGATCACCACCATGGTGATGCCGCGCCTGGAGATCTGCTTGAGCAGATCGATCGTGTTGTTGGTGTCGGCCCGCGCCATGCCGGCCGTGGGCTCGTCGAGAAGCAGGAGTTTCGGCTTCTGGATCAGGCACATGGCCAGTTCCAGACGACGTTTGTCGCCGCGCGACAACTGCCCGGCGATCTGGTCCGCCTTGGCGCCGAGGCCGAGGTCGGTGAGCATCTCCATCGCCGCCTCGCCGATCTCCGCCTCGTCGCCGACCCCGCCCCAGGCCTTGACCTGGAAGGCGCCGTCGCGCTTGGCGAAGGCCGGAATCATCACGTTTTCCAGCAAGGTGAGTTCGGTGAAGATTTCCGGCGTCTGGAACACCCGGCTGACGCCGGTCTGGTTGATTTCATGCGGCTTGATGCCGAGCAGGGACTTGCCGTCGAAGGTGACGGAGCCGGTGTCCGGCTCCAGCTTGCCGACGAAACAGTTGAGCAGCGTCGACTTTCCGGCGCCGTTCGGCCCGATGATGGCGTGCACCGAGCCTTCCTCGACATCGAGATTGACCTCGTGCAACGCCTTCAGACCGCCGAAGCTCTTGTTGACGCCCTTGACTTCGAGAATACCCATGACGCGCTTACTCCGCCGCGGACGGGGCCGAGCCGGCCGCCGCCTTGTCCTTGTTCGCCGTCTTGCGACGGGTGAACAGCCGACCGATGCGCTGGCCGCCCTCGACCATGCCGCCGGGCAGGAAGATGACGACGAGCATGAAGACGATGCCGAGCGTCAGGTGCCAGCCCTTGCCGATGAAGGGGTAGATCACCGCCACGACGAAATCCTCCAGCCCGTCGGGCAGCATCGCGAACCACGCGTGCAGGATGTTCTCGTTCAGCTTGGAGATGATGTTCTCCATGTATTTGATGGCGCCCGCGCCGAGCACCGGCCCGATCAGGGTGCCGGCCCCGCCGAGAATGGTCATCAGCACCACCTCGCCCGACGCCGTCCAGAACATGCGCTCGGCCCCCGCGAGCGGGTCCATCGCCACCATCAGCCCGCCGGCGAGCCCGGCATACATGCCGGAGATCACGAAGGCGGCCAGCGTGTAGGGCTTGGGGTTGAGGCCGGTGTAGAGCATGCGCTGCTGGTTCGACTTCACCGCCTTCAGCATCATCCCGAAGGGCGAGCGGAAGATGCGGATCGCCACGTAGAAGGCCACCAGCATGACGACGGCGCACAGGTAGTAGCCGAAGTTGAAGGTGAAGAGCCATCCGCCCAGCGCCAGTTCGAAGCCGTCTCGCATCTCGATCCCGAAGAAATTGGTGAGCGGGATCGAGCCGTCCGCCGTCTGGCTGACGCCGAGGATGCGCGGATCGTCCAGCGCCAGTTGCAGGCCCGTCTCGCCGCCGGTGATCGGTGTCAGCACCGAATAGGCGAGCGCGAAGGACATCTGCGCGAAGGCGAGCGTCAGGATCGAGAAGTAGATGCCCGAGCGGCGCAGCGAGATATAGCCGACGAGCAGCGAGAACAGCCCCGCCACGATCACCGAGACGATGATCGCCGGCACCACGTTCATCGACAGGAGTTTCAGCATCCACACCCCGGCATAGGAGCCGACGCCCAGAAAGGCGGCATGGCCGAAGGAGAGATAGCCCGTGAGGCCGAACAGGATGTTGAAGCCGATGGCGAAGATCCCGAAGATCACGAAACGCTGCATCAGGTCGGGGTAGCCGGCGTTGAACTGCGCCAGCGCCGAGCCTTCGGGAAAGGGGTTGAGCAGGAACGGCGCGAACAGCGTCAGCACCATGACGATCAGGAAGAGCGTCGTGTCCCTGGCATTCAGTCCGAGCATGGGATCAGCCCTCCATGACGCCCTTGCGACCCATCAGGCCGCGCGGCCGGGTCAGCAGGATGACGATCGCCACCAGGTAGATGATGATCTGGTTGATGCCGGGAATGGTGGTGACGACCGCCGGCATGGAGGCGAAGCTCTCCAGCACGCCGAGCAGGAAGCCCGCGAACACGGCGCCGGGCAGCGAGCCCATGCCGCCGACCACCACCACGACGAAGGACAGGACGAGGAAGTCCATGCCCATGTGGTAGTTGGGCGAGTTGATCGGCGCGTACATCACGCCGGCAAGCCCCGCGACGCAGGCCGCGATGGCGAACATGATCGTGAAGCGGCGGTCGATGTTGATGCCCAGCAGACCGACGGTCTCGCGATCCGCCATGCCGGCGCGCACCACCATGCCGAAGGTCGTGAACTGCAGGAAGGCGAAAACCGCGCCGATCAGGATCGCGGCGAAGACGAAGTAGATCAGCCGCCAGTAGGGGTAGATGACGGTGCCGGGATCGAAGCCGACCAGCAGGCCGAAATCGAGCGAGCCGACCAGCACGTCGGGCGCAGGCGTCGGGATCGGATTGGCGCCGTAGAAGTACTTGACGATCTCCTGCAGCACGATCGCCAGACCGAAGGTCACCAGGATCTGGTCGGCATGGGGGCGCTTGTAGAAATGCTTGATGAGCCCGCGCTCCATGGCGAATCCGATCGCCACCATGACGGGAATGGCGAAGAGGATGCCGAGCGGCACCGACCAGTCGATGATCGCCGAGCCGATCTCGGGGCCGAACCATTCCTCCACATAGGGCGTGCGGACCTTGAGCGGATTGCCCAGGAAGTCGGTGCGTTCCGGATCGACGGTGACATGGGCGATCGACAGCAGCCGGCTCAGCGTGACGGCGCAGAAGGCGCCGAGCATGAACAGCGCGCCATGCGCGAAATTGACGACGCCGAGCGTTCCGAAGATCAGCGTCAGGCCAAGGGCGATGAGCGCGTAGGCGCTGCCCTTGTCCAGTCCGTTGAGGACCTGAAGGATGAATGCGTCCATTGTTCTTCCCGTTTCGGCGAAGCGGCCCGAAAGGACGAGGCAACCGGCCGCGCGACGCGCGGCCGGAGGGATCGTGTCGGGGAGACCCGGATCAGGCGCCCGGGTTGCAGGTGCCGAGTTCGCCGCCGGCGAACTGCGGATGGTCGGGCGGATAGGTCACCTGCTCCACCGGCGTCACCTCGACAACCTCGAGAAGGTCGAACTCCGACGTCGGGTTCTCCTTGCCCTTCACCACCAGCACGTCCTTGAAGCACTGGTGATCCTCGGCGCGATAGAGCGTCGGGCCGTTGCCCAGGCCGTCGAACTCGTAACCCTCCAGCGCCTCGACCACGGCACAGGGGTTGAACGAGCCGGCCCGCTCCACCGCGTCCGCATAGAGCAGCGTCTGCACGTAACAGGTGTGGGCCGCCTGGCTCGGCGGGAAGCCGTATTTGGTGCCGAAGGACTTCACGAAGGTCTTGGACCCCTCGTCCTGCAGCGACCAGTGCCAGTTGGTGGAGCCGAAGATGCCCTTCACGTTCTCGCCCGCGCCCTTGGCCATCAGCCGCGAGTAGAGCGGCACGACGATCTGGAAGTCCTTGTCGTTGACCACCCGGTCGCGCAGGCCGAACTGCACGGCGTTGGTGAGCGAGTTCACCATGTTGCCGCCGTAGTGGACGAGCACCAGCGTGTCGGCGTCGGAGTTGAGCACCGGCGCGATGTAGGACGAGAAGTCCGTCGCGGCGAGCGGGGTGAGCACGGTCTCCACCGTGTTCCATCCGATGGCTTCCGTCGCCTCGCGGATCGCCTGCTCGGTCGTGTAGCCCCAGTTGTAGTCGGCCGTCAGGTAATAGGCGTTGCGGTCCGCGCCATAGGCGTTCTTGAGCACCGGCGCGAGCGCCGCACCCGACATGTAGGAATTGAAGAAGTGGCGGAAGCCGTTGGCCTTCTTGTCCTTGCCGGTGGTGTCGTTGGAGTGGGTCAGACCGGCCATGAAGATCACGCCGGCTTCCTGGCACAGCGCCTGCACGGCGACCGCCACGCCGGACGACGAGCCGCCGGTGATCATCACGGCGCCGTCCTTCTCGATCATCGAGCGGGCGGAGGCGCGCGCGGCGTCCGACTTGGTCTGCGTGTCGCCGGTGACATATTCGACCTTCTTGCCGAGGATGCCGTTGCCCTTGAGCGCCTTCGACGAGAAGGTCGTCAGCATGCCGCCGTCGCCTCCGCCGTTGAGGTGCTCGACGGCGAGTTCATAGGCGCGCAGTTCGTCCGCCCCCTCGTCGGCATAGGGCCCGGACTGCGGAACGTTGAAGCCGAGCGTCACCGTGCTGCCCGTCGGCTCGTTGGTGAAGGCATTGGCCTTGCGGATGAACAGGTTGGGCGCGGCAAGGCCGATACCTGCGGCCGCCGTGCCCTTCAGGACGCTGCGGCGACTGACTGGTCGCTTGATCATGGACGTGTCTCCTCCAGACTTTCGCTGTTCCCGCCGGGTTGTTTTGCGGGTTTTTCGTGGGGACGTGGCGGCGATGGCGCCGCGCGTCCCGAACCGCCAGCGTTCAGGAAAGACGGAGGATCCGCAACACTATTTTAGTATAATATGCGCCCGCTAAGCCAACACACCAGAACAAGTCCCATACGAACCAAGCGTTCACGCAAATTATCAGATCTCATATATTGTGCAATGCAGCATTAACAGTAGGTCACTTTGTTAATTTGTCCATTTTTTGGGCATGTTAAATATTTTTCGACTTATTTTTCAGCCATCGATGAAGATTATCGGGGATCTCTTGATTTATACGACAAATCTTCTGATTGATCGCAAGAAACACGCAAGCGACCGCTCCGGGGAACGGTTGCACATGCATCCGTATCGCCGCGCAACGCTGCTGGGTAACATTGAGTGCTGTTCCGCGACTTTCCGTTACGTCCGGCGCGGGCCGGCGGGCGGGCTCGCGTGAGAGGCGCTGGGGCGCCCCGCGTCCTCCCGCGCGGCCTCCAGCGCCACGATCTTCGCGTCCAGGGGCCCGCGGTCGAGGGTGCCCGATACATTGTCGGCGGTCGGCAGCGCCTCGGCCACATGCAGGAACCGCTCGCCCGCGACCGCGCGCAGGCGGCGCAGTTCGGCAAGCGGATCGGCATGGTCGTCGGCGCGGATGTCGAGCCAGGGATAGGCCTCGCCGCGACAGATGCGAAGGGCCGCCGACTGGCGCCCGCGCTTGTCGCCGCCGGCCGCCTCGCCGGCTTCCATCGCCCGCATCAGCCGCGCGTCGAAGGCGAGATCCGCGTGCTCCAGATAGGCGGCGAGCGTCGCCTCCAGCACCTGCGGCCCGGCCAGCATGTTTCCCGCGACCGAAACGTCCTCGGCGATCTCATGCCCCGCCCAGTCGACGCATGTGTCACCCGTGAAGGCGGCCCCGCGCCCCAGTGCGTCGATGACATGCATCTGGCGGGAGTGACGTCCCGCGTCGCGCTCCGTCACGGCGCGCAGGACCGCCTCCGCGCTCTTGCCGGCGCGCAACAGGTCCATCCCGTCGGTGCCGTAGAGCGGGCTGACGAAGGCCTGGGTCGCGATCGCGCCCGCGCACCCGTGCACATGCGGCACAAGCGCCCCGACGGCGAAGAAGCGGCTCGCGACGGCGACGCCGAAAGCCCCCGTCTCGGGGTCGCGGGCGACGATGGAATAGGTCATGGCGCGCCTCCCTCAGCGTCCGATGGCATAGGCCTGCATGAGGCGCGGCGTGGCGGCCGCCTTGAGCAGCCCGTCCGGCTCGCGTTTCGCCGCCGTCAGACGGCCGATGCTCCAGGGCGGCGCGACCTCGACCGAATGGCCGCGCGCGCGCAGGTCGCCGATCACGTCGGCGCCGAAGTTTTCCTCCACCATGATGTGGCCGGGCTGGCGCTGGCGCGGGTGGAAGGACGCCGGGAAATGGGTGGTGTGGAACAGCGGCATGTCGATGGCCTGCTGCAGCGACATGTCGTGATGGGCCAGCCGCAGGAAGAGCGACAATTGCCACTGGTCCTGCTGGTCGCCGCCCGGCGTGCCGAAGGCGAGCGTCGCCCGGCCGTCCTTGAGCGCGAGGCTCGGCGTCAGCGTCGTGCGCGGGCGCTTGCCCGGCGCGAGCGACGTCGGCAGACCCGGCGTCATCAGGAACATCTGCGCCCGCGAGTTGAGCGCGAAGCCGAGCTCCGGCACCACCGGCGAGGATTGCAGCCAGCCGCCCGAGGGGGTCGCCGAGACCATGTTGCCCCAGCGGTCGATCACGTCGACATGCACGGTGTCGCCGCGCTTTTCCGACAGATGCGCCATGGTCGGCTCGTAGACGCCGCCTTCGGAAATGCCGAGCGCCTCGATGGCCACCATGGTCTTGTGCGCCTGCCCCTCGTAGCCAGGCACGATGCCCGGGCGCAGATCGAAGGAGGCGCGCGCGCCGATCAGCTTGCGGCGTTCGGCGGCATAGGCGTCGGACAGAAGATGCGCCAGCGGCACCTCGCAGAAGTCCGGATCGCCGTAATAGACCTCGCGGTCGGCATAGGCCAGTTTCATCGCCTCGGCGACCAGATGCACGAAATCGGCGCCGCCCGGGTCGACGTCGCCGATCTGCGTGCCCTCCAGCAGGGACAGCGCCTGCAGCAGCACCGGACCCTGCCCCCAGGGCCCGGTCTTGGCGAGGGTCCACGCGCCGTAATCGTGGGTCAGCGGGTCTTCCACGCCCGCCCGCCAGCCGGCGAGATCGTCGGCGGTCAAGACGCCCTTGTGCCGGGCGCCGCTGCCGTCCATCACCTCGCTGCGCGCGAAGAAGTCGCCGATCGCCTCGGCGATGAAGCCGCGATAGAAAACGTCGCGCGCCTTCTCGATCTGCGCCTCGCGGCCCGAAACGCTCTCGGCCTCGCGCAACAGCCGCTCCCAGGTGTCGGCGAGACCCGGATTGGCGAACAGCGTGTTCGCCGCCGGCGCCGAGCCGCCCGGCAGCCAGGTCGCATGCGACGTCGGCCATTCGGTTTCGAAGAACTCCGCGAGCCCGGCAATCGTCGCGCTGACGCGCGGCAACAGGGGATGGCCGGCGCGCGCATAATAGATCGCCGGTTCGAGAACGTCGCGCAGCGGCAGGCGGCCCCGGTCGCGCAGCATCACCATCCAGCCGTCGAAGGCGCCGGGGATCACGGTCGCGAGCAGCCCGTTGCCGGGAATGAGGTCGATGCCTTCGCCGCGATAGTGCTCGAGCGTGGCGCCGGCGGGCGCCGGACCCTGCCCGCAGATCACCTGGATCCGGTCCTGTTCCGCCTCGTAGAGGATCACCGGCAGATCGCCGCCGGGACCGTTGAGATGCGGCTCGACCACCTGCAGCACGAAACCGGTCGCGGCCGCCGCGTCGAAAGCATTGCCCCCGGCCTCGAGGATCTTCATGCCGACCGCCGAGGCGATCCAATGCGTCGAGGTCACGACGCCGAAGGTGCCCTGAATCTCGGGTCTGGTGGTGAAGACGGACATCGGCACTCCCTGGGATGTTGGTTCTTGGTTGGCGCGTGGCGTCAGCCTTCGCGCGGATCGAGCGCATCGCGCAGGCCGTCGCCAAGCAGGTTGAAGCCGAGGACGACGAGGAAGATGGCGGCCCCCGGCCACCAGGCCATCCAGGGCGCCTGGGTCATGAAGTTCTTGGCGACGTTGAGCATCGAGCCCCAGCTCGGGTGCGGCGGCTGCTGGCCGAGGCCGAGGAAGGAGAGGCTCGCCTCCGCGATGATCGCCGTGGCGATGGTCAGCGTCGCCTGCACCAGCACCGGCGCGAAGACGTTGGGCAGGATATAGCGGCCCATGATCGCCGTGTGCGTGAGACCGATGGCGCGCGCGCCTTCCACGTAGTCCTCGGTCTTGACGCTGAGCACCTGTCCGCGCGTCAGCCGGATGAAGATCGGGGTCGCCGACAGGCCGATGGCGATCATCGCATTGGTCAGACTCGGACCGAGAAAGGCGGCGAGCGCGATGGCGAGGATGAGGAAGGGCGTGGCGAGCAGCGCATCGGTAATGCGCGAGATGATCTGGTCGATCCAGCCGCCGAAATAGCCAGACACCAGACCGAAGGGCACGCCGATGACAACCGCGATCAGCACCGACACGACGCCGGCGAGCAAGGAGGCCTGCGCGCCCCAGATCATGCGCGACAGGATATCGCGGCCGATCTCGTCGGTGCCGAGCCAATAGGCTGCCGAAGGCGCCTGGCGCACCGCCGTCCAGCTCGTCGCCATCGGATCGGCGATCGGCAGGACCGGCGCCAGCAGCGCGACGGCGACGAAGAAGGCGACCAGCACCGCGCCGACGAGCGCGCTGCGGTTGCGCTTGAGTTTCGTCCAGACCCGGCTTCTGCGAGGCGCGGCGGTCTCGGGCGCTTCGCTCTTCGGGGGCGCGGCCTTGGGGGGCGCGGAAGGCGCGGCGGCGGTCATCGGCCCGTCCTCATGCGCGGGTTGAGCAGGACGTAGAGCACGTCCGCGATCAGGTTCATCAGGATGAAGCCGGCCGCCGTGCACAGCACCACGCCCTGCACCACCGCGTAGTCGCGGGTGAAGACCGCGTCGACGATGAGCTTGCCGAAGCCGGGGATGGTGAAGATCTGCTCGGTGAGCACCGCGCCGGCGAGCAATTCGCCGAACAGCAGCGCGCCGAGCGTGACCACCGGCAGCAGCGCGTTGCGAAAGGCGTGTTTCAGCACGACGACGCGCTCGGCCAGCCCCTTGGCACGGGCGGTGCGCACGTAATCCGCCTTCAGCACGCCGAGCATGGAGGAGCGGGTGTGGCGCATCAGCGTCGCGGCGAGCGCCGTGCCGAGCACGAAGGCCGGCATGATCATGGTCTCCAGCGAGCGCAACGGATCGACGAAGGGACTTTCGTAGCCCGAGGCCGGCAGCCAGCCGAGCTGCACCGAGACGAGCATGATCAGCATGATGCCGAGCCAGAAATTGGGGATCGACAGGCCCGACAGCGCGACGAAATTCGCGATGTAATCCACCGGCCCGCCCTTCTTCACCGCCGACAGGATGCCGGCCGGGATGCCGATCAGCATGGCGATGATCATGGCCATCGTCGCGAGCTGGATGGTGACGGGCAGCTTGTCGGCGATCAGCTGGGTGACGGGCTGGTTCGTGCGCAGCGAGACGCCGAGGTCGCCCTGCAGCACGGAGCCCAGCCAATAGAAGTACTGAAACAGGATCGGATCGTTGAGCCGGTACTTCTCGCGGATGAAGGCGAGCGTTTCGGGATCGCGTTCCTCGCCGGCGAGCACCAGCGCCGGATCGCCCGGCAACAGCTTTTGCAGCGCGAAGACAAAGATCGACACCAGCAACAGCGTCGGGATCGCGATCAGGAGACGGCGGGCGATGAAGGCGAGCATCGAACGGATCCGGATGGGAGGCGCGGATCCCGGTCGGGCCGGGATCCGCGAGGGTCAGCGACGTTGGACGGTCAGGATTTGAACTTCACGTTCTCCAGCCGGATCATGCCGTCCGGATAGGGGGTGAAGCCCTCGATCTTGCCGTCGAGCGCCCAGATCCAGGTCGGGTGGTAGAGGTAGATGATCGGCAGATCCTCGTTGAGGATCGCACGCGCGGCATCGTAGCTCTCCTTGCGGGCGGCGGTGTCGTTCGAGGTGCGCGCCGCGTCGAGCAGCCGGTCGACCTCCGGGTTGCAGTACTTGGAGTCGTTGATGCCGCCCTTGCAGGTCATGAACTGGTGGATGTTGCCGTCCGGATCGACCCGGCCCGACCAGCCCACCTGGCTCGCCTGGTAGTTGCCGGCCGACTGGTCGGCGAGCAGGCTGGCGAACTCCATGGACTTGAGCTTCACCGTGATGCCCGCTTCCGCGACCATGGCCTGAACGACCTGCATCATCTGCGTCTGGACCGGATTGTTGGCGACCTGCACCTCGACCTCGAGCGTCTCGACGCCCACTTCGGCCATCAGCGCCCTGGCCTTCTCGATGTCGCGCGCGGGCACCGGGTTGCTGTCGTCATACCACGGGCTCGTCGGCGCGAAGGGCTGGTTGCCCGGCGCGAAGACGCCCTCGAACACCACCTGGTTGAGCGCCTGCCGGTCGATCGCCAGGTTGAACGCCTGACGCAGCTTCGCTTCGTTGCCGAAGATGTTATCGCCGCGCTCGCCATTGTCGATGTTCACCGTGATGCCCTGGTAGCCGAGGCTCACCGCCTCCGCGTAGAGCAGGCTGTCGTCCGCCTTCACCGACGCGACGTCGGGCGCGGCGAGGCGCTCCAGCATGTCGAGATCGCCGGCGCGCAGATTGGCCAGTCGCACGGTGGTGTCGGGGATCGGCAGGAAGGTCACCGTGTCGAAATGGATTGCCTCGGCGTTCCAGTAGTCGGCGAATTTCGCCAGCACGATGCGGTCCTGCTGGATGCGCTCCACGAAGGAGAACGGGCCGGAGCACACGGGATTGTTGCCGAAGTCCGTGCCGGCTTCGGCCGCCGCCGTCGGCGACAGCATCATGCCGGCGCGGTCGGCGAGCTGCGCGAGCAGCGTCGCGTCGGGCTGGGCGAGCTTGATCGCAACCTGATGGCTTCCGGTCACCTCGACGCTCTCGATCGACTTGACCTCGCTCTTGCGCCGGCTTTCGGGCAGGTTCTTGGAGCGGTCGATGTTGGCCTTCACGGCCTCTGCGTCGAAGGGCGTGCCGTCATGGAAGACGACGCCCTGGCGCAGATCCATCGTCAGCGTCTTGCCGTCCTCGGACCAGGACCAGCCGGTCGCGAGCTGCGGCACGAACTCCAGATCGGGCGTGATATCGACCAGCTTGTCGCACAGCGAGGCGTAGACGATACGCCCGACGAAGGTGCGCGACTGGTCGGGATCGAGCACATCGGCGTCGTCCTGCAGGCCGATCCTGAGATCGGCCGCCTGCGCCGGCAGCGCCAGCGCCGCGCCGAGCCCGAGCAGGGCGAGGGTGAGCAATCTCGATTTCATGGGAACTCCTCCGGTGAAGCGTGATCGGACGTGGGTCAGGGGCCGGGCTGCGACGTTCTCGCCGCGTCGCTCATGTCCCGGTAAAGGGCGAACCGGCGCTCGGCGGCCGGGCTGCGCGGTGGAACGCGCACGAGATCGGACGCCGCCTGCGCGGCCTGCTCCCAGTGATGGCAGGCGACAAGCCGGTCGCCCGGCGCGGCCGTGAGCGCGGGCCGCTCCTCGGCGCAGCGCGCGGTCGCGAACGGACAGCGGGTGTGGAACCGGCAGCCCGGCGGCGGATCGAGCGGCGACGGAACATCGCCCTGCAAATGTCCGCCCGCGGCCCGCGCGCCCGGCGCCGGCACGGGGATCGCGCGCATCAAGGCCTGCGTGTAGGGATGCACGGGAGCATCGTAGAGCACATCGGTCGGCCCCTGCTCGACGATCTCGCCCAGATACATGACCGCCACCCGGTCGCTCATGTGGCGGATGACGGCAAGATCGTGCGCGATCAGCACCAGCGTGAGGTCGAACTCCGCCTTGAGATCCTCCAGCAGGTTGATCACCTGCGCCTGGATCGACACGTCGAGCGCGGAGACCGGTTCGTCGCCGATCACAACGCGCGGCCCCGAGGCGAGCGCGCGGGCGATGCCGATGCGCTGGCGCTGGCCGCCGGAAAACTCGTGCGGGTAGCGGTCGGCGAATTCGGGGCGCAGCCCGACCCGGGTCAGCAGTTCCGCCATGCGCTCCCGCCGCGCGCGACGCGACAGCTTGAGATGGACGCGCATCGGTTCCTCGACGATGGCGCCGACCGTC
It encodes the following:
- a CDS encoding ABC transporter ATP-binding protein, with the protein product MTDTTTPDAPAGHKADGGLISDDPWKGTAPGVPPVAAKGGQRAYFQVWDLHAYYGESYVVQGVSFNVREGEIVALLGRNGAGKTSTLRAIARADEPEVRHGEVWLDHKPLHEMKSYQAAQNGIGLVPEDRRIIQGLTVEENLRLAQIAPPHGWSLERIYELFPRLAERKTQEATTMSGGEQQMLALARVLARDVKLLLLDEPYEGLAPVIVQEIEKTLEEIKSLGMTTIIVEQNAIAALHLADRALILDMGEIVFDGTAQDVLDNEELRQEYLAL
- a CDS encoding ABC transporter ATP-binding protein, yielding MGILEVKGVNKSFGGLKALHEVNLDVEEGSVHAIIGPNGAGKSTLLNCFVGKLEPDTGSVTFDGKSLLGIKPHEINQTGVSRVFQTPEIFTELTLLENVMIPAFAKRDGAFQVKAWGGVGDEAEIGEAAMEMLTDLGLGAKADQIAGQLSRGDKRRLELAMCLIQKPKLLLLDEPTAGMARADTNNTIDLLKQISRRGITMVVIEHDMHVVFSLAEKISVLAQGTVIVEDVPEKIKGNPKVQEAYLGGAHL
- a CDS encoding branched-chain amino acid ABC transporter permease — translated: MLGLNARDTTLFLIVMVLTLFAPFLLNPFPEGSALAQFNAGYPDLMQRFVIFGIFAIGFNILFGLTGYLSFGHAAFLGVGSYAGVWMLKLLSMNVVPAIIVSVIVAGLFSLLVGYISLRRSGIYFSILTLAFAQMSFALAYSVLTPITGGETGLQLALDDPRILGVSQTADGSIPLTNFFGIEMRDGFELALGGWLFTFNFGYYLCAVVMLVAFYVAIRIFRSPFGMMLKAVKSNQQRMLYTGLNPKPYTLAAFVISGMYAGLAGGLMVAMDPLAGAERMFWTASGEVVLMTILGGAGTLIGPVLGAGAIKYMENIISKLNENILHAWFAMLPDGLEDFVVAVIYPFIGKGWHLTLGIVFMLVVIFLPGGMVEGGQRIGRLFTRRKTANKDKAAAGSAPSAAE
- a CDS encoding branched-chain amino acid ABC transporter permease; this encodes MDAFILQVLNGLDKGSAYALIALGLTLIFGTLGVVNFAHGALFMLGAFCAVTLSRLLSIAHVTVDPERTDFLGNPLKVRTPYVEEWFGPEIGSAIIDWSVPLGILFAIPVMVAIGFAMERGLIKHFYKRPHADQILVTFGLAIVLQEIVKYFYGANPIPTPAPDVLVGSLDFGLLVGFDPGTVIYPYWRLIYFVFAAILIGAVFAFLQFTTFGMVVRAGMADRETVGLLGINIDRRFTIMFAIAACVAGLAGVMYAPINSPNYHMGMDFLVLSFVVVVVGGMGSLPGAVFAGFLLGVLESFASMPAVVTTIPGINQIIIYLVAIVILLTRPRGLMGRKGVMEG
- a CDS encoding substrate-binding protein, with protein sequence MIKRPVSRRSVLKGTAAAGIGLAAPNLFIRKANAFTNEPTGSTVTLGFNVPQSGPYADEGADELRAYELAVEHLNGGGDGGMLTTFSSKALKGNGILGKKVEYVTGDTQTKSDAARASARSMIEKDGAVMITGGSSSGVAVAVQALCQEAGVIFMAGLTHSNDTTGKDKKANGFRHFFNSYMSGAALAPVLKNAYGADRNAYYLTADYNWGYTTEQAIREATEAIGWNTVETVLTPLAATDFSSYIAPVLNSDADTLVLVHYGGNMVNSLTNAVQFGLRDRVVNDKDFQIVVPLYSRLMAKGAGENVKGIFGSTNWHWSLQDEGSKTFVKSFGTKYGFPPSQAAHTCYVQTLLYADAVERAGSFNPCAVVEALEGYEFDGLGNGPTLYRAEDHQCFKDVLVVKGKENPTSEFDLLEVVEVTPVEQVTYPPDHPQFAGGELGTCNPGA
- a CDS encoding DUF1028 domain-containing protein; this translates as MTYSIVARDPETGAFGVAVASRFFAVGALVPHVHGCAGAIATQAFVSPLYGTDGMDLLRAGKSAEAVLRAVTERDAGRHSRQMHVIDALGRGAAFTGDTCVDWAGHEIAEDVSVAGNMLAGPQVLEATLAAYLEHADLAFDARLMRAMEAGEAAGGDKRGRQSAALRICRGEAYPWLDIRADDHADPLAELRRLRAVAGERFLHVAEALPTADNVSGTLDRGPLDAKIVALEAAREDAGRPSASHASPPAGPRRT
- a CDS encoding gamma-glutamyltransferase family protein, which encodes MSVFTTRPEIQGTFGVVTSTHWIASAVGMKILEAGGNAFDAAAATGFVLQVVEPHLNGPGGDLPVILYEAEQDRIQVICGQGPAPAGATLEHYRGEGIDLIPGNGLLATVIPGAFDGWMVMLRDRGRLPLRDVLEPAIYYARAGHPLLPRVSATIAGLAEFFETEWPTSHATWLPGGSAPAANTLFANPGLADTWERLLREAESVSGREAQIEKARDVFYRGFIAEAIGDFFARSEVMDGSGARHKGVLTADDLAGWRAGVEDPLTHDYGAWTLAKTGPWGQGPVLLQALSLLEGTQIGDVDPGGADFVHLVAEAMKLAYADREVYYGDPDFCEVPLAHLLSDAYAAERRKLIGARASFDLRPGIVPGYEGQAHKTMVAIEALGISEGGVYEPTMAHLSEKRGDTVHVDVIDRWGNMVSATPSGGWLQSSPVVPELGFALNSRAQMFLMTPGLPTSLAPGKRPRTTLTPSLALKDGRATLAFGTPGGDQQDQWQLSLFLRLAHHDMSLQQAIDMPLFHTTHFPASFHPRQRQPGHIMVEENFGADVIGDLRARGHSVEVAPPWSIGRLTAAKREPDGLLKAAATPRLMQAYAIGR
- a CDS encoding ABC transporter permease — its product is MTAAAPSAPPKAAPPKSEAPETAAPRRSRVWTKLKRNRSALVGAVLVAFFVAVALLAPVLPIADPMATSWTAVRQAPSAAYWLGTDEIGRDILSRMIWGAQASLLAGVVSVLIAVVIGVPFGLVSGYFGGWIDQIISRITDALLATPFLILAIALAAFLGPSLTNAMIAIGLSATPIFIRLTRGQVLSVKTEDYVEGARAIGLTHTAIMGRYILPNVFAPVLVQATLTIATAIIAEASLSFLGLGQQPPHPSWGSMLNVAKNFMTQAPWMAWWPGAAIFLVVLGFNLLGDGLRDALDPREG
- a CDS encoding ABC transporter permease, which translates into the protein MLAFIARRLLIAIPTLLLVSIFVFALQKLLPGDPALVLAGEERDPETLAFIREKYRLNDPILFQYFYWLGSVLQGDLGVSLRTNQPVTQLIADKLPVTIQLATMAMIIAMLIGIPAGILSAVKKGGPVDYIANFVALSGLSIPNFWLGIMLIMLVSVQLGWLPASGYESPFVDPLRSLETMIMPAFVLGTALAATLMRHTRSSMLGVLKADYVRTARAKGLAERVVVLKHAFRNALLPVVTLGALLFGELLAGAVLTEQIFTIPGFGKLIVDAVFTRDYAVVQGVVLCTAAGFILMNLIADVLYVLLNPRMRTGR